Proteins encoded in a region of the Hippocampus zosterae strain Florida chromosome 11, ASM2543408v3, whole genome shotgun sequence genome:
- the ppm1ba gene encoding protein phosphatase 1B isoform X3: MGAFLDKPKMEKHNAHGEGNGIRYGLSSMQGWRVEMEDAHTAALGLPAPGLTDWSFFAVYDGHAGSRVANYCAKHLLEHIMGASFGAPGQRSSPAGSESAAEAPAAEGAPTVEAVKAGIRAGFLGIDEHMRGFSDLRNGMDRSGSTAVGVLLSPEHFFFMNCGDSRAVLYRDSQVCFSTHDHKPCNPRERERIQNAGGSVMIQRVNGSLAVSRALGDYDYKCVVGRGPTEQLVSPEPEVCEMLRTPERDQFVILACDGIWDVMSNEELCEFVKSRLEVSDDLERICNEVVDTCLHKGSRDNMSVVLVCLPNTPEVSEEAVRRDGELNRYLESRVEAMLSRAADEGFPDLATVMRNLSADGGMPALPPGGGLASKQSVIEAVYNSLCPYREEEGPSCFIW, translated from the exons ATGGGTGCCTTCCTGGACAAGCCCAAAATGGAGAAGCACAACGCCCACGGCGAAGGCAACGGCATCCGCTACGGGCTGAGCTCCATGCAGGGCTGGCGAGTGGAGATGGAGGACGCCCACACGGCGGCGCTGGGCCTGCCGGCGCCCGGCCTGACGGACTGGTCCTTTTTCGCCGTCTACGACGGCCACGCGGGCTCCAGGGTGGCCAACTACTGCGCCAAGCACCTTCTGGAGCACATCATGGGCGCCAGTTTCGGGGCCCCGGGGCAGCGGAGCTCGCCGGCCGGTTCGGAGAGCGCCGCCGAGGCCCCCGCGGCGGAAGGCGCCCCCACGGTGGAGGCGGTGAAAGCCGGCATCCGGGCGGGCTTCCTGGGCATCGACGAGCACATGCGCGGCTTCTCGGACCTGCGCAACGGCATGGACCGAAGCGGCTCCACGGCCGTGGGCGTCCTCCTGTCGCCCGAgcatttctttttcatgaaCTGCGGCGACTCGCGCGCCGTCTTGTACCGCGACTCCCAAGTGTGCTTCTCCACGCACGACCACAAGCCTTGCAACCCGCGCGAGAGGGAGCGCATCCAGAACGCCGGCGGATCCGTCATGATCCAGAGGGTCAACGGCTCGCTGGCCGTCTCCCGGGCCCTGGGGGACTACGACTACAAGTGCGTGGTGGGCAGGGGCCCCACCGAGCAGCTGGTCAGCCCCGAGCCCGAGGTTTGCGAGATGCTCCGGACCCCCGAGCGGGACCAGTTTGTCATCCTGGCCTGCGACGGCATCTGGGACGTCATGTCCAACGAGGAGCTGTGCGAGTTTGTCAAATCCAGGCTGGAGGTGTCGGACGACCTGGAGCGAATCTGCAACGAGGTGGTGGACACCTGCCTGCACAAG GGGAGCCGGGATAACATGAGCGTCGTCCTCGTATGTTTGCCCAACACCCCCGAGGTGTCCGAGGAAGCCGTGAGGAGGGACGGCGAGCTCAACCGCTACCTGGAGTCTCGCGTGGAAG CCATGCTGTCGCGGGCGGCCGACGAGGGCTTTCCCGACCTGGCGACGGTGATGAGGAACCTGTCCGCTGACGGCGGCATGCCGGCGCTGCCGCCGGGGGGAGGCCTCGCCAGCAA ACAAAGCGTTATCGAAGCCGTCTACAACAGTCTATGTCCCTACAGAGAAGAAGAAGGG CCGTCCTGTTTCATTTGGTAA
- the ppm1ba gene encoding protein phosphatase 1B isoform X5 produces MGAFLDKPKMEKHNAHGEGNGIRYGLSSMQGWRVEMEDAHTAALGLPAPGLTDWSFFAVYDGHAGSRVANYCAKHLLEHIMGASFGAPGQRSSPAGSESAAEAPAAEGAPTVEAVKAGIRAGFLGIDEHMRGFSDLRNGMDRSGSTAVGVLLSPEHFFFMNCGDSRAVLYRDSQVCFSTHDHKPCNPRERERIQNAGGSVMIQRVNGSLAVSRALGDYDYKCVVGRGPTEQLVSPEPEVCEMLRTPERDQFVILACDGIWDVMSNEELCEFVKSRLEVSDDLERICNEVVDTCLHKGSRDNMSVVLVCLPNTPEVSEEAVRRDGELNRYLESRVEAMLSRAADEGFPDLATVMRNLSADGGMPALPPGGGLASKVAPTWSVTGRSS; encoded by the exons ATGGGTGCCTTCCTGGACAAGCCCAAAATGGAGAAGCACAACGCCCACGGCGAAGGCAACGGCATCCGCTACGGGCTGAGCTCCATGCAGGGCTGGCGAGTGGAGATGGAGGACGCCCACACGGCGGCGCTGGGCCTGCCGGCGCCCGGCCTGACGGACTGGTCCTTTTTCGCCGTCTACGACGGCCACGCGGGCTCCAGGGTGGCCAACTACTGCGCCAAGCACCTTCTGGAGCACATCATGGGCGCCAGTTTCGGGGCCCCGGGGCAGCGGAGCTCGCCGGCCGGTTCGGAGAGCGCCGCCGAGGCCCCCGCGGCGGAAGGCGCCCCCACGGTGGAGGCGGTGAAAGCCGGCATCCGGGCGGGCTTCCTGGGCATCGACGAGCACATGCGCGGCTTCTCGGACCTGCGCAACGGCATGGACCGAAGCGGCTCCACGGCCGTGGGCGTCCTCCTGTCGCCCGAgcatttctttttcatgaaCTGCGGCGACTCGCGCGCCGTCTTGTACCGCGACTCCCAAGTGTGCTTCTCCACGCACGACCACAAGCCTTGCAACCCGCGCGAGAGGGAGCGCATCCAGAACGCCGGCGGATCCGTCATGATCCAGAGGGTCAACGGCTCGCTGGCCGTCTCCCGGGCCCTGGGGGACTACGACTACAAGTGCGTGGTGGGCAGGGGCCCCACCGAGCAGCTGGTCAGCCCCGAGCCCGAGGTTTGCGAGATGCTCCGGACCCCCGAGCGGGACCAGTTTGTCATCCTGGCCTGCGACGGCATCTGGGACGTCATGTCCAACGAGGAGCTGTGCGAGTTTGTCAAATCCAGGCTGGAGGTGTCGGACGACCTGGAGCGAATCTGCAACGAGGTGGTGGACACCTGCCTGCACAAG GGGAGCCGGGATAACATGAGCGTCGTCCTCGTATGTTTGCCCAACACCCCCGAGGTGTCCGAGGAAGCCGTGAGGAGGGACGGCGAGCTCAACCGCTACCTGGAGTCTCGCGTGGAAG CCATGCTGTCGCGGGCGGCCGACGAGGGCTTTCCCGACCTGGCGACGGTGATGAGGAACCTGTCCGCTGACGGCGGCATGCCGGCGCTGCCGCCGGGGGGAGGCCTCGCCAGCAA AGTGGCGCCAACCTGGAGTGTCACTGGTAGAAGTTcctga
- the ppm1ba gene encoding protein phosphatase 1B isoform X1 — protein sequence MGAFLDKPKMEKHNAHGEGNGIRYGLSSMQGWRVEMEDAHTAALGLPAPGLTDWSFFAVYDGHAGSRVANYCAKHLLEHIMGASFGAPGQRSSPAGSESAAEAPAAEGAPTVEAVKAGIRAGFLGIDEHMRGFSDLRNGMDRSGSTAVGVLLSPEHFFFMNCGDSRAVLYRDSQVCFSTHDHKPCNPRERERIQNAGGSVMIQRVNGSLAVSRALGDYDYKCVVGRGPTEQLVSPEPEVCEMLRTPERDQFVILACDGIWDVMSNEELCEFVKSRLEVSDDLERICNEVVDTCLHKGSRDNMSVVLVCLPNTPEVSEEAVRRDGELNRYLESRVEAMLSRAADEGFPDLATVMRNLSADGGMPALPPGGGLASKQSVIEAVYNSLCPYREEEGVSIRRAIRDFVASSLFDKSK from the exons ATGGGTGCCTTCCTGGACAAGCCCAAAATGGAGAAGCACAACGCCCACGGCGAAGGCAACGGCATCCGCTACGGGCTGAGCTCCATGCAGGGCTGGCGAGTGGAGATGGAGGACGCCCACACGGCGGCGCTGGGCCTGCCGGCGCCCGGCCTGACGGACTGGTCCTTTTTCGCCGTCTACGACGGCCACGCGGGCTCCAGGGTGGCCAACTACTGCGCCAAGCACCTTCTGGAGCACATCATGGGCGCCAGTTTCGGGGCCCCGGGGCAGCGGAGCTCGCCGGCCGGTTCGGAGAGCGCCGCCGAGGCCCCCGCGGCGGAAGGCGCCCCCACGGTGGAGGCGGTGAAAGCCGGCATCCGGGCGGGCTTCCTGGGCATCGACGAGCACATGCGCGGCTTCTCGGACCTGCGCAACGGCATGGACCGAAGCGGCTCCACGGCCGTGGGCGTCCTCCTGTCGCCCGAgcatttctttttcatgaaCTGCGGCGACTCGCGCGCCGTCTTGTACCGCGACTCCCAAGTGTGCTTCTCCACGCACGACCACAAGCCTTGCAACCCGCGCGAGAGGGAGCGCATCCAGAACGCCGGCGGATCCGTCATGATCCAGAGGGTCAACGGCTCGCTGGCCGTCTCCCGGGCCCTGGGGGACTACGACTACAAGTGCGTGGTGGGCAGGGGCCCCACCGAGCAGCTGGTCAGCCCCGAGCCCGAGGTTTGCGAGATGCTCCGGACCCCCGAGCGGGACCAGTTTGTCATCCTGGCCTGCGACGGCATCTGGGACGTCATGTCCAACGAGGAGCTGTGCGAGTTTGTCAAATCCAGGCTGGAGGTGTCGGACGACCTGGAGCGAATCTGCAACGAGGTGGTGGACACCTGCCTGCACAAG GGGAGCCGGGATAACATGAGCGTCGTCCTCGTATGTTTGCCCAACACCCCCGAGGTGTCCGAGGAAGCCGTGAGGAGGGACGGCGAGCTCAACCGCTACCTGGAGTCTCGCGTGGAAG CCATGCTGTCGCGGGCGGCCGACGAGGGCTTTCCCGACCTGGCGACGGTGATGAGGAACCTGTCCGCTGACGGCGGCATGCCGGCGCTGCCGCCGGGGGGAGGCCTCGCCAGCAA ACAAAGCGTTATCGAAGCCGTCTACAACAGTCTATGTCCCTACAGAGAAGAAGAAGGGGTCAGTATCCGCCGCGCTATCCGAGACTTTGTAGCGTCATCATTATTTGACAAGTCAAAATGA
- the ppm1ba gene encoding protein phosphatase 1B isoform X4, which produces MGAFLDKPKMEKHNAHGEGNGIRYGLSSMQGWRVEMEDAHTAALGLPAPGLTDWSFFAVYDGHAGSRVANYCAKHLLEHIMGASFGAPGQRSSPAGSESAAEAPAAEGAPTVEAVKAGIRAGFLGIDEHMRGFSDLRNGMDRSGSTAVGVLLSPEHFFFMNCGDSRAVLYRDSQVCFSTHDHKPCNPRERERIQNAGGSVMIQRVNGSLAVSRALGDYDYKCVVGRGPTEQLVSPEPEVCEMLRTPERDQFVILACDGIWDVMSNEELCEFVKSRLEVSDDLERICNEVVDTCLHKGSRDNMSVVLVCLPNTPEVSEEAVRRDGELNRYLESRVEAMLSRAADEGFPDLATVMRNLSADGGMPALPPGGGLASKQSVIEAVYNSLCPYREEEGPSCFI; this is translated from the exons ATGGGTGCCTTCCTGGACAAGCCCAAAATGGAGAAGCACAACGCCCACGGCGAAGGCAACGGCATCCGCTACGGGCTGAGCTCCATGCAGGGCTGGCGAGTGGAGATGGAGGACGCCCACACGGCGGCGCTGGGCCTGCCGGCGCCCGGCCTGACGGACTGGTCCTTTTTCGCCGTCTACGACGGCCACGCGGGCTCCAGGGTGGCCAACTACTGCGCCAAGCACCTTCTGGAGCACATCATGGGCGCCAGTTTCGGGGCCCCGGGGCAGCGGAGCTCGCCGGCCGGTTCGGAGAGCGCCGCCGAGGCCCCCGCGGCGGAAGGCGCCCCCACGGTGGAGGCGGTGAAAGCCGGCATCCGGGCGGGCTTCCTGGGCATCGACGAGCACATGCGCGGCTTCTCGGACCTGCGCAACGGCATGGACCGAAGCGGCTCCACGGCCGTGGGCGTCCTCCTGTCGCCCGAgcatttctttttcatgaaCTGCGGCGACTCGCGCGCCGTCTTGTACCGCGACTCCCAAGTGTGCTTCTCCACGCACGACCACAAGCCTTGCAACCCGCGCGAGAGGGAGCGCATCCAGAACGCCGGCGGATCCGTCATGATCCAGAGGGTCAACGGCTCGCTGGCCGTCTCCCGGGCCCTGGGGGACTACGACTACAAGTGCGTGGTGGGCAGGGGCCCCACCGAGCAGCTGGTCAGCCCCGAGCCCGAGGTTTGCGAGATGCTCCGGACCCCCGAGCGGGACCAGTTTGTCATCCTGGCCTGCGACGGCATCTGGGACGTCATGTCCAACGAGGAGCTGTGCGAGTTTGTCAAATCCAGGCTGGAGGTGTCGGACGACCTGGAGCGAATCTGCAACGAGGTGGTGGACACCTGCCTGCACAAG GGGAGCCGGGATAACATGAGCGTCGTCCTCGTATGTTTGCCCAACACCCCCGAGGTGTCCGAGGAAGCCGTGAGGAGGGACGGCGAGCTCAACCGCTACCTGGAGTCTCGCGTGGAAG CCATGCTGTCGCGGGCGGCCGACGAGGGCTTTCCCGACCTGGCGACGGTGATGAGGAACCTGTCCGCTGACGGCGGCATGCCGGCGCTGCCGCCGGGGGGAGGCCTCGCCAGCAA ACAAAGCGTTATCGAAGCCGTCTACAACAGTCTATGTCCCTACAGAGAAGAAGAAGGG CCGTCCTGTTTCATTTG A
- the ppm1ba gene encoding protein phosphatase 1B isoform X2: MGAFLDKPKMEKHNAHGEGNGIRYGLSSMQGWRVEMEDAHTAALGLPAPGLTDWSFFAVYDGHAGSRVANYCAKHLLEHIMGASFGAPGQRSSPAGSESAAEAPAAEGAPTVEAVKAGIRAGFLGIDEHMRGFSDLRNGMDRSGSTAVGVLLSPEHFFFMNCGDSRAVLYRDSQVCFSTHDHKPCNPRERERIQNAGGSVMIQRVNGSLAVSRALGDYDYKCVVGRGPTEQLVSPEPEVCEMLRTPERDQFVILACDGIWDVMSNEELCEFVKSRLEVSDDLERICNEVVDTCLHKGSRDNMSVVLVCLPNTPEVSEEAVRRDGELNRYLESRVEAMLSRAADEGFPDLATVMRNLSADGGMPALPPGGGLASKQSVIEAVYNSLCPYREEEGSGANLECHW; the protein is encoded by the exons ATGGGTGCCTTCCTGGACAAGCCCAAAATGGAGAAGCACAACGCCCACGGCGAAGGCAACGGCATCCGCTACGGGCTGAGCTCCATGCAGGGCTGGCGAGTGGAGATGGAGGACGCCCACACGGCGGCGCTGGGCCTGCCGGCGCCCGGCCTGACGGACTGGTCCTTTTTCGCCGTCTACGACGGCCACGCGGGCTCCAGGGTGGCCAACTACTGCGCCAAGCACCTTCTGGAGCACATCATGGGCGCCAGTTTCGGGGCCCCGGGGCAGCGGAGCTCGCCGGCCGGTTCGGAGAGCGCCGCCGAGGCCCCCGCGGCGGAAGGCGCCCCCACGGTGGAGGCGGTGAAAGCCGGCATCCGGGCGGGCTTCCTGGGCATCGACGAGCACATGCGCGGCTTCTCGGACCTGCGCAACGGCATGGACCGAAGCGGCTCCACGGCCGTGGGCGTCCTCCTGTCGCCCGAgcatttctttttcatgaaCTGCGGCGACTCGCGCGCCGTCTTGTACCGCGACTCCCAAGTGTGCTTCTCCACGCACGACCACAAGCCTTGCAACCCGCGCGAGAGGGAGCGCATCCAGAACGCCGGCGGATCCGTCATGATCCAGAGGGTCAACGGCTCGCTGGCCGTCTCCCGGGCCCTGGGGGACTACGACTACAAGTGCGTGGTGGGCAGGGGCCCCACCGAGCAGCTGGTCAGCCCCGAGCCCGAGGTTTGCGAGATGCTCCGGACCCCCGAGCGGGACCAGTTTGTCATCCTGGCCTGCGACGGCATCTGGGACGTCATGTCCAACGAGGAGCTGTGCGAGTTTGTCAAATCCAGGCTGGAGGTGTCGGACGACCTGGAGCGAATCTGCAACGAGGTGGTGGACACCTGCCTGCACAAG GGGAGCCGGGATAACATGAGCGTCGTCCTCGTATGTTTGCCCAACACCCCCGAGGTGTCCGAGGAAGCCGTGAGGAGGGACGGCGAGCTCAACCGCTACCTGGAGTCTCGCGTGGAAG CCATGCTGTCGCGGGCGGCCGACGAGGGCTTTCCCGACCTGGCGACGGTGATGAGGAACCTGTCCGCTGACGGCGGCATGCCGGCGCTGCCGCCGGGGGGAGGCCTCGCCAGCAA ACAAAGCGTTATCGAAGCCGTCTACAACAGTCTATGTCCCTACAGAGAAGAAGAAGGG AGTGGCGCCAACCTGGAGTGTCACTGGTAG